In Cololabis saira isolate AMF1-May2022 chromosome 10, fColSai1.1, whole genome shotgun sequence, a single window of DNA contains:
- the LOC133452350 gene encoding uncharacterized protein LOC133452350 yields MGIVLGIVADVAVAAIEAAAEAAAEAAADAAMEGVVDGAVDAATEGAAEAAEAAEAGTTAAETTAWVLRNVAKFSKMIKDFCEIDAVFKAAKAVLESLLQDPEAAERWKRLHKSLSLLLVLTSKMKELMKWMEEHKEDTVKLDNYDIPLESGLLSSFMKPLLKAIATLQRLSEQVSKQNLNKRAMTDTQLTMMHRGIIRVVTTLQSLAEYAQQHGGKVPVLMSLPISQKEVQKWMGDLGCEGDGVLSLLKLHNYK; encoded by the exons ATGGGGATAGTTCTTGGAATCGTAGCGGATGTGGCCGTGGCAGCGATAGAAGCAGCTGCAGAGGCGGCTGCAGAGGCGGCTGCAGACGCTGCAATGGAAGGAGTTGTAGACGGAGCAGTGGATGCAGCAACAGAAGGGGCGGCTGAGGCTGCAGAGGCGGCAGAGGCCGGAACCACGGCTGCTGAAACCACAGCTTGGGTTTTGAGAAATGTTGCCAAATTCAGCAAAATGATTAAAGACTTTTGTGAAATTGATGCTGTTTTCAAAGCtgcaaaagctgttttagagtCTCTCCTTCAGGACCCTGAAGCTGCTGAAAGATGGAAGCGGCTGCATAAATCTCTTAGCTTATTGTTAGTCCTAACCAGTAAGATGAAGGAATTGATGAAGTGGATGGAGGAACATAAAGAAGACACTGTGAAACTGGACAACTATGACATCCCTCTGGAATCAGGACTACTTAGCAGCTTCATGAAACCACTGCTGAAG GCTATTGCAACCTTGCAGAGACTGTCAGAGCAAGTCTCTAAACAGAACTTGAACAAACGTGCGATGacagacacacagctgacaATGATGCACAGAGGCATCATCCGTGTGGTGACAACACTCCAGTCGCTGGCTGAATACGCACAACAACATGGTGGAAAGGTGCCGGTATTGATGTCTCTTCCAATCAGCCAAAAAGAAGTTCAGAAATGGATGGGGGATCTGGGTTGTGAAGGAGATGGAGTTCTCTCCCTTCTAAAGCTTCACAACTATAAGTAA